In Zingiber officinale cultivar Zhangliang chromosome 6A, Zo_v1.1, whole genome shotgun sequence, a single genomic region encodes these proteins:
- the LOC121994755 gene encoding L-type lectin-domain containing receptor kinase VIII.1-like, protein MTTSSTASALILAIILLLVAPLSPGNCTSTGEGNALFFSFGGSGKNRSFAIEFALYGDAEMNSSEVRVTRVVYESSGLMIYWKPVRFFSTKPGFSSSFSFSISPGNGRGLAFFLSSVSVTLEPANGDWSRLSTSVVAVKFVTAASLVKVDVGGELLTKSNNLSDDGFLLILSRGERLHSWIDYDGESKRIEVRLC, encoded by the coding sequence ATGACGACATCCTCGACCGCTTCCGCTCTCATTCTTGCCATCATCCTTCTGCTTGTCGCCCCCTTGTCACCTGGGAACTGCACATCGACTGGAGAAGGTAAcgctctcttcttctctttcggTGGGTCGGGGAAAAATCGGAGCTTCGCCATAGAGTTTGCCCTCTATGGCGATGCTGAGATGAATAGCTCGGAGGTGAGGGTGACGCGTGTGGTGTACGAGAGCTCCGGGCTTATGATTTACTGGAAACCAGTCAGATTCTTCAGCACCAAGCCCgggttctcttcttccttctcgttCTCTATTTCTCCCGGCAATGGAAGAGGCCTAGCTTTCTTTTTATCTTCGGTCAGCGTTACCTTGGAACCGGCGAATGGCGACTGGTCTAGGTTATCGACCAGTGTCGTTGCAGTGAAGTTCGTGACGGCAGCAAGCCTCGTCAAAGTCGATGTTGGCGGAGAACTTTTGACAAAAAGCAATAATCTTTCCGACGATGGTTTTCTTCTCATCCTCAGCAGAGGAGAAAGATTGCATTCTTGGATTGATTACGACGGAGAATCGAAGAGAATAGAGGTCAGGCTTTGCTAG